The Syntrophorhabdaceae bacterium genome contains the following window.
ATCAAGCGGCGCCGCCGTTGCAGTGGCTTTACGGATAGCGCGGAAGATAGATCACGGGACGATCGTCGTCATACTCCCCGACAGGGGAGACCGTTACCTGAGCACCATGCAGTTCAGGTCCATCTGCGCAAAATGCCCGCCGTAAAATTCAGCACGGAGCAAAGAGCGTGGAACAAAGGGCTTAAAGCTCTCAGCTCCGACCGTCAGAAAACAATATCTTATCAGTTTTAAGTATCCTATTTTCTTTAATCAAGATAATTGTTTGGTCAATCGGTGGATCTTCTGTCTCCGTTGTGACCTTTCCCATCTTGACTGCTTGGATTGTGTTTCCTATCTCTTCCGAGCGCTACGTTCTTCACGTCGGGCCATGTTCTCCGGATAGTCCCCAAACCCTAACAGGTTGCCTCCGTTTACATCCATCACCATCCCTGTGATCATGGCCGCGCGTTCACTAACGAGGAAAAGGACCGCCTCTGCTTGATCCATGGGGGAGCACCATCTGCCCAACGGGATTTGGCGGATAATCTCTTCTTCTTTTTCTTTCGTGAGTTTAGATTCAGTCATCTTGGTTAGCGTTGCTCCGGGGCAGAGGACGTTGACGTTTATGTTATACCTCGCCAACTCATAGGCAAGGTGCATACTAAATCCTAACAGTCCGTATTTGGAGGCGGTGTAATCAGCTCCTCCAAGGTAACTGATACGCCGCGCTGCAAGCGAGGCAACATTGACAATCTTCCCATACCGTCGCTCCATCATGAACGGAATAACCGCCTGACACATCAGAAAGGAGGCTTTCAGGTTTACACTCATAACCCGATCCCATATTTCTTCTTCGATCTCATGCACAAGCGAAGCGGATCCTTCGATCCCGGCATTATTCACAAGGATATCAACCGGGCCAAAATGGTTAACCAATCGATGGACCATCTCACGCACATTACTCTTAATAGAGACATCGCCCGGAAGTTCAAAGACCTTGCCTCCATCCTCCTCGATTGCACTCAGCGTTTCTCGGATTCCCTTGATGTTTACATCTGCCAATCCTACTCGGGCACCTTCGCGGGCCAAAATTTTCGCAACGGTTTGCCCAATTCCCGACCCGGCACCCGTTACCAAAGCGACTTTATTATAGAGTTCCATATTCTCCTTTCTTCACTCCTATTTACCCATTAATATTTGAGGAAGCCACAGGGTAAGGTCCGGAATGAAAGTAACGCAAATCAGCGTAACAAGCAGGGCAATAAGAAATGGATAGGATTCTTTGACAACATCCTCAAATCTAGCCCCGGAAATGGTTGCGGACAAATACAATAAATAACCGACCGGAGGGGTGACCAAAGCGATCATCAGGTTGACGGTTACAATAACCCCGAAATGTACAGGATCAATCCCTACCGCCCTAATAAGAGGCATCAACATGGGAACAATTACCACCATGGCCGTCATGGGATCTAACACAAACCCCCAGAGAAGGAAAAAGATGTTAATAATACATAAAATGACCCATCTGGATTGGCTGAAAGAGGTAAACAGCTGGAGGATAACTTCACCAGCTCTCATTTCAGCCACCAGATAACTGAAGATTCCGGCGCTGGCAATAATAGCCATCACATTAGCTGAACTTAACATCGATTTTGCGAACAGGCGGGGTATATCTTTAATGTTTATTTCCCGGTAAAAAAATAGGCTCAGGACCAGGGCATAGGCTACGGCTAAGGCTCCCGCCTCTGTAGGAGTTACCATACCGCTTACAATTCCTCCAATAATGATTATGGGCATCATCAAAGCGAGGCCGGCGTCAATGAAAGCTTTCGCCATTTGTTTTAATGGAACTCTTGGGTGAGACGGATAATTTCTTCTTTTACTGATTAAATATGAGGTTGCGAGTAGATACAGCCCCATCAATGTTCCCGGAATGGCCCCACCCAGAAACAGCTTGCCGACAGATTCCTCGGTTAGCAACGCATACATAACCAAAGGGATTGACGGTGGGATCACAGGTCCTATAGTACTACTCGTTGCAGTGACAGCCGCCGCATAGGAGGCTGTATACCCTTCCTTTATCATGGCGGGAATGAGGACGCTGCCTATGGCAGAGGTATCTGCGACTGCCGACCCTGATACACCGCTAAACACCATGGAGGCAATAATATTAACGTGACTAAGACCCCCTCGAATGTGGCCAATGATAGCTGTAGAGAAGTCTACCAGACGGCGCGTGATTCCTCCGGCATTCATCAGGTCTCCAGCCAGAAAATAAAAGGGGATTGCTAGAAATGCAAAATTGTTCAAGAAGTTGATGATCTCCAGGGGAATGGTTGTAAACGATGAGCTATTCCAGAATATGGTGCAATAGACCGCTGAACTCAGTCCCATGCTGATAAAAATCGGGAGTCCCAGGACGGCGAAAAAAAGAAACGCACCAATTAAAACGATTAATTGAAGCAGCCCCACATGTTCACCTTTGTTTGACAGGCCTGAAAAACCGGGATATGAGCAAGAAGATGGATAGACCACTGCCAACGATGTTGGCATAATAATGAACCTGTACTGGAAGGGAAATGGTTGCCAGGAAAATCCCCTCGAAAGCTTTCAATACCGGAAAAGTCAGAAAAAATATAAGAACCATAAAAAAAAGGGAGAGAGTCAAATAAAGCCGTGTAAACCAGGGCTGCATCGATGGAGAGACCCTGTTCTTTACGAAATCCATACATAAATGACTCTGGCGATCAAGACCGACAGGAATGCATAGCCAGACCGTCCAGATGAAAAGCAGGACCACCAATTCATGAGACCAGGTCAAAGAGAACCGGAAAACATAACGGCAGAAGACCTGACCCATGGTAATTCCGGCTATCGCGATGAAGAGAAGACCGATCAATCTTTCTAAAAGGCGTATAATCATCGAGGATATCTTCTCCATAAAAAGTCCTGAGTTAGGCCCCGACCGCATGATCCTGTTCGGACACTGATTACTCGTTATTCCATGGCCCGGATCTTATTATAAAGACCTGCTGGCCAGAGTTTCCCATCCAGTTCATTATTGATGGCTTTGGCAGCAGTAGCCTTAAAGGCTTCCAAATCGGGTTTTAGAACGATCATGCCTTTTTCTTGCACGCCTTTTATCGATTTCTCCAAAATCTTTTCATTCTCTTCCTTACCCCATTTGTAGGTAGGCTCTATGGCATCCAGGAGCGCTTTCTGCTCCTCAAGACTTAATTTATCCCAGGTTGCCCTGGAGATAAGTATGATAAGGCCCTGGCGGATGTAATCAATTGGGGTAACATATTTTTGGACTTCATAATATTTCGCCATATAAAGGGCATCGAACCCATTATCCTGCCCATCGACCACACCCTGCTTCAGGGCCATGTAAAGTTCACTGGCCGAAAGGGGAATTGGCGTGGCCCCCCAGGCCTTTATGACGATGTGGATAGGCTTGAGTTCAGGGACCCTGAGCTTGAGGCCTTTCATATCTTCAGGTTTTGTTACCTTACGGGTGCTTGTGCTGACAAGTCGAGGAGATCTGTCGGCAACGTAACCCAGAAATTTAAAACCGCCTTCTCTTTCGACCGGGGCAATCATTGACTTAAACAATTCCGACTGGAAGTACTTCCGCATGTGGCTATCGGAGTTAAAGACATACGGGGCGTACAAAACATTCAGATGTTCCCCTCCCTTGGCCATGGAGGGCACGGCGCCGCCGCAAAGTATCATATCTATCTTTCCCATTTTTATTTCAGCAAGGTTCTTGGCCAAACTGCCCAATTGACCGCTGCCGAAATTATTGATTTTGAGTTTTGGAACGAATTTAGCCACTTCTTGGGAATAATGATCTGCTATCGGCCCCCAAACCGGCTGGGGAGCCACAAAAGCAAGTTTGAGGACTCTTCCCTCAGCAGAAAATCCCATTTCATATCCGGATAGAAGCATGATCCCTACCATTAACCAGAGAAAACTAAACTTTGCCTTTGAAACCATCTTTGTACCTCCTTGGCATCAATATTCCTTGATTCCTTGCCTTCTCAAATCGACCTTTCTCAATATCTCTATTTAACCCTAAATGATTGGACTCCTTGATTTAATCTTTGGTCTGGAATGTTTCGGTCCGTCTTCCGGGTATAAGATGGACATTCAATGTTTTTGCCGGCTTCTTACTTAAACTGACTCCTTTGTGTGGAGTGCTTCCTTTCA
Protein-coding sequences here:
- a CDS encoding TRAP transporter large permease, whose translation is MPTSLAVVYPSSCSYPGFSGLSNKGEHVGLLQLIVLIGAFLFFAVLGLPIFISMGLSSAVYCTIFWNSSSFTTIPLEIINFLNNFAFLAIPFYFLAGDLMNAGGITRRLVDFSTAIIGHIRGGLSHVNIIASMVFSGVSGSAVADTSAIGSVLIPAMIKEGYTASYAAAVTATSSTIGPVIPPSIPLVMYALLTEESVGKLFLGGAIPGTLMGLYLLATSYLISKRRNYPSHPRVPLKQMAKAFIDAGLALMMPIIIIGGIVSGMVTPTEAGALAVAYALVLSLFFYREINIKDIPRLFAKSMLSSANVMAIIASAGIFSYLVAEMRAGEVILQLFTSFSQSRWVILCIINIFFLLWGFVLDPMTAMVVIVPMLMPLIRAVGIDPVHFGVIVTVNLMIALVTPPVGYLLYLSATISGARFEDVVKESYPFLIALLVTLICVTFIPDLTLWLPQILMGK
- a CDS encoding TRAP transporter substrate-binding protein; its protein translation is MVSKAKFSFLWLMVGIMLLSGYEMGFSAEGRVLKLAFVAPQPVWGPIADHYSQEVAKFVPKLKINNFGSGQLGSLAKNLAEIKMGKIDMILCGGAVPSMAKGGEHLNVLYAPYVFNSDSHMRKYFQSELFKSMIAPVEREGGFKFLGYVADRSPRLVSTSTRKVTKPEDMKGLKLRVPELKPIHIVIKAWGATPIPLSASELYMALKQGVVDGQDNGFDALYMAKYYEVQKYVTPIDYIRQGLIILISRATWDKLSLEEQKALLDAIEPTYKWGKEENEKILEKSIKGVQEKGMIVLKPDLEAFKATAAKAINNELDGKLWPAGLYNKIRAME
- a CDS encoding SDR family NAD(P)-dependent oxidoreductase; amino-acid sequence: MELYNKVALVTGAGSGIGQTVAKILAREGARVGLADVNIKGIRETLSAIEEDGGKVFELPGDVSIKSNVREMVHRLVNHFGPVDILVNNAGIEGSASLVHEIEEEIWDRVMSVNLKASFLMCQAVIPFMMERRYGKIVNVASLAARRISYLGGADYTASKYGLLGFSMHLAYELARYNINVNVLCPGATLTKMTESKLTKEKEEEIIRQIPLGRWCSPMDQAEAVLFLVSERAAMITGMVMDVNGGNLLGFGDYPENMARREERSARKR